The following proteins come from a genomic window of Gynuella sunshinyii YC6258:
- a CDS encoding PhoH family protein → MSSTLTSSDNSLLLTLEPDSPRRLANLCGLANDHLKQIEKRLNIRISSRGNHFELNGEDRTVRAAGEILKRLYRETQNNQDITPDLVHLFLQESAVDEVLETEQTTSEFDESLISVIQTPKSTVRPRGRHQKQYVHNILNNDINFGIGPAGTGKTFLAVACAVMAFKQDIIRRILLVRPAVEAGEKLGFLPGDLSQKVDPYLRPLYDALYEMLGFEMVEKLIEKNVIEIAPLAYMRGRTLSNAFIILDESQNTTEEQMKMFLTRIGFGSTAVITGDPSQVDLPRGSRSGLVHAIKVLNNVAGISFTHFNSKDVVRHPLVQRIVDAYEMYEAPETKKQ, encoded by the coding sequence TTGAGTTCCACTTTAACATCGTCAGACAACAGCTTGCTGCTAACCCTTGAGCCAGACAGTCCCCGCAGGTTGGCAAACCTTTGTGGACTTGCCAATGACCATCTCAAGCAGATTGAAAAACGCCTGAATATCCGAATATCCAGCCGAGGCAATCATTTTGAGCTCAATGGTGAAGACAGAACCGTCAGAGCTGCTGGAGAAATACTGAAACGTCTATATCGTGAAACGCAAAATAATCAGGATATCACCCCCGATCTGGTTCACCTTTTTTTACAGGAATCAGCCGTTGATGAAGTACTGGAAACCGAGCAAACGACCAGTGAGTTTGATGAAAGCCTTATCTCTGTCATTCAAACACCAAAATCAACCGTTCGACCACGTGGCCGGCATCAAAAACAATACGTACACAACATTCTCAATAACGACATAAATTTCGGTATTGGACCTGCTGGAACAGGCAAGACGTTTTTGGCTGTTGCCTGTGCAGTCATGGCATTCAAACAAGATATCATACGTCGAATTCTGCTGGTCAGACCGGCCGTTGAAGCCGGTGAAAAGCTTGGCTTTCTGCCTGGCGATTTGAGCCAAAAAGTAGATCCGTACTTAAGGCCATTATATGACGCATTATATGAAATGCTTGGTTTCGAAATGGTCGAAAAGTTGATAGAAAAGAACGTTATTGAAATCGCTCCTCTGGCTTATATGCGTGGAAGGACCTTATCAAACGCCTTCATCATTCTGGACGAAAGCCAGAACACTACCGAGGAACAAATGAAAATGTTCCTGACTCGTATTGGCTTTGGTTCAACTGCGGTTATCACCGGCGATCCTTCACAGGTTGACCTTCCACGTGGCAGCCGCTCAGGACTGGTTCATGCGATCAAGGTTCTGAATAACGTTGCCGGGATAAGCTTCACCCATTTCAACAGCAAAGATGTAGTGAGACACCCTTTGGTACAGCGTATTGTCGACGCTTACGAAATGTATGAAGCTCCTGAAACCAAGAAACAATAA
- the cysM gene encoding cysteine synthase CysM, whose translation MLYPTIEQCIGNTPLVRLQRLSAGENNTILAKLEGSNPAGSVKDRPALSMIQQAEQQGMIKPGDNLIEATSGNTGIALAMVAAIKGYHMTLIMPDNLSQERKDAMVAYGAELILVSKEEGMEGARDLAIQMEAEGRGRVLNQFSNQNNPLAHYVGTGPEIWQQTRGEITHFVSAMGTTGTIMGTSRYLKEQNPMIEVVGLQPADGSSIPGIRRWPNEYLPEIYDASRVDRVLDIEQKVAEQTMRQLATEEGIFCGVSSGGAVAGALRLAEGLKNAVIVTIICDRGDRYLSTGLFSPQ comes from the coding sequence ATTTTGTATCCAACCATTGAACAATGTATCGGGAACACCCCCCTTGTGCGTCTTCAGCGCTTAAGCGCAGGTGAGAACAATACGATATTGGCCAAGCTGGAAGGTAGCAATCCAGCAGGTTCGGTAAAAGATCGTCCAGCGCTTAGCATGATTCAACAGGCTGAACAGCAGGGAATGATTAAACCGGGTGACAACCTAATTGAAGCGACCAGTGGTAATACCGGTATTGCATTGGCTATGGTTGCGGCAATCAAGGGATATCATATGACTCTGATCATGCCGGACAATTTAAGTCAGGAAAGAAAAGATGCCATGGTTGCTTACGGTGCTGAGCTGATCTTGGTGTCCAAAGAAGAAGGTATGGAAGGAGCACGTGACCTGGCGATTCAGATGGAGGCTGAAGGCAGGGGCAGAGTGCTCAACCAGTTTTCTAACCAGAATAACCCTCTAGCCCATTACGTCGGCACGGGGCCGGAGATTTGGCAACAGACTCGCGGGGAAATAACGCATTTTGTCAGCGCCATGGGTACCACTGGCACGATTATGGGAACCAGTCGTTATTTGAAAGAACAAAATCCAATGATCGAAGTTGTCGGTTTGCAGCCGGCAGACGGATCGAGTATTCCAGGTATCCGCCGCTGGCCGAATGAATATCTGCCCGAAATATATGATGCCTCAAGGGTCGACAGGGTTCTTGATATTGAACAGAAAGTAGCAGAGCAGACCATGCGTCAGTTGGCCACCGAGGAAGGCATTTTTTGCGGGGTCAGTTCTGGTGGTGCAGTTGCCGGTGCTTTGAGACTTGCAGAGGGTCTGAAAAATGCTGTGATTGTGACCATAATTTGTGATCGTGGAGATCGTTATTTATCCACTGGATTATTTTCTCCCCAATGA
- a CDS encoding response regulator codes for MKRLELKRQILLLTITPSILMALIFIIWFSWQQVSNLEQELRSRGESASRRLVDAVEYGLIANNFSLLQQIARATLNEPDARAINIYNNKLKIVAQAGPKMNPVSTPMPFSDSVSVIESTSTIRYRVPVTNQRQEYYVQPSQLRKEPQLGWVELEFSKANIRTEQYKNVLVNVLLFLAAIFLTSLAGIAATKGVITPLKKLAAAVDSIREGDLDKRIDAFGDGEIMELSEGINAMAESLQIAHREMQTNIDQATQDLRETLETIEIQNIELDMARREALEASRIKSEFLANMSHEIRTPLNGILGFTKLLLKSNLHEKQKEYARTIHSSSESLLSIINDVLDFAKIEAGKLLLDNRSMNLYETIEDVLTMLAPSAHARGLELVSLVYSDVPPQVVSDQLRIKQVLTNLVNNAIKFTQKGSVTVRVSLESMRNDQVIIRIAVTDTGIGLTKEQQKALFTAFQQADSSTAREYGGTGLGLVISKRLVEQMGGDIGLESERQKGSTFWFTIRADRASSKETPNAQASLQGIKTLLLEPHDLARISLKHILNSWDIEVFEASTPQEAIKHLQSHNDIMGLIAGLSPEGGSTAQLQYALEQFKQDFGLAIILLTTSTEETLDSEVLAGLVSASISKPVKRKQLLQALTKLALDKNVTPLNMSSSSSAVSIINSDTGSHKLKILAVDDNAANLKLLAALLDDLNIDVITASSGKDALMLIENNTFDLIFMDIQMPQMDGIETTERIRSNEGNRTRTPIVALTAHALAGEKENLLARGLDDYLTKPIDESILAKTITKWTGIDPSVTSSSVQIIERRVASYEASNEYPSIDLVVGLERASGKLGLAKDMMRMLIDSLGNDADAISSAYHDNDHEALLEAVHKLHGACHYCGVIKLQKLAHDTESAIKTKNYNELEDKLMLLYEEIAEIQRWSKISDMDREFMKATKIYAKNKQLSSPP; via the coding sequence ATGAAGCGCCTGGAATTAAAACGACAAATCTTATTACTGACTATCACTCCCTCCATTTTGATGGCTCTGATCTTCATCATCTGGTTCAGTTGGCAACAAGTGTCAAATCTGGAGCAGGAGCTTAGAAGTCGCGGGGAATCGGCCAGCCGGCGACTGGTGGATGCTGTTGAATATGGCCTCATTGCCAATAATTTCTCGTTGCTTCAGCAAATTGCCCGGGCGACCCTGAACGAGCCCGATGCAAGAGCTATCAATATTTATAACAACAAGCTCAAGATTGTTGCTCAGGCAGGTCCAAAAATGAATCCGGTATCCACACCGATGCCCTTTTCTGACTCAGTCAGTGTTATTGAAAGTACCAGCACCATTCGTTATCGGGTACCAGTGACCAATCAAAGGCAGGAATACTATGTCCAGCCCTCACAGTTACGAAAGGAACCCCAGCTTGGATGGGTGGAACTTGAGTTTTCAAAAGCCAATATTCGTACTGAACAATATAAAAATGTGCTGGTAAATGTATTATTGTTTCTGGCTGCAATATTTCTGACCAGTCTGGCTGGCATTGCTGCCACCAAGGGAGTTATTACACCACTGAAAAAGCTCGCCGCTGCTGTAGACAGCATTCGTGAAGGTGATCTCGACAAACGGATAGATGCCTTTGGTGATGGCGAGATCATGGAGTTGTCGGAAGGTATCAACGCTATGGCGGAATCCCTTCAGATTGCTCATAGGGAAATGCAGACAAATATCGATCAGGCCACTCAGGATCTGAGAGAGACACTGGAAACCATCGAAATCCAAAACATCGAACTCGACATGGCCCGGCGGGAAGCTCTCGAAGCAAGCCGGATTAAGTCCGAGTTTTTGGCCAACATGAGCCATGAAATCAGAACTCCCCTCAACGGCATACTGGGATTTACCAAGTTGTTGTTGAAATCCAATTTGCACGAAAAACAGAAAGAATATGCCCGCACCATACATTCTTCATCTGAAAGCCTCCTGAGCATCATCAATGACGTGCTCGATTTCGCCAAAATCGAAGCTGGTAAACTGCTACTCGATAATCGCAGCATGAATCTTTACGAGACTATCGAAGATGTATTGACCATGCTGGCACCATCAGCCCATGCCCGTGGCCTGGAGTTGGTTTCGCTGGTGTATTCCGATGTTCCCCCACAGGTGGTCAGCGATCAGTTACGAATCAAACAGGTCTTAACCAACCTGGTGAATAATGCGATTAAGTTCACCCAAAAAGGTAGTGTTACAGTCAGAGTTTCTTTGGAAAGCATGCGCAATGATCAGGTCATCATCCGTATCGCTGTTACAGATACCGGTATCGGTCTGACCAAGGAACAACAAAAAGCTCTGTTCACGGCCTTTCAGCAGGCAGATTCCTCCACCGCCCGGGAATATGGCGGTACCGGACTTGGTCTGGTGATATCCAAGCGGCTGGTTGAACAAATGGGCGGTGACATCGGTCTGGAAAGCGAACGCCAAAAAGGGTCCACGTTCTGGTTCACGATCCGTGCAGACCGGGCAAGCAGCAAAGAAACTCCCAACGCTCAAGCCTCTCTTCAAGGCATCAAAACCTTGCTGCTGGAACCTCACGATCTTGCCCGCATATCACTGAAGCACATTTTAAACAGCTGGGACATCGAGGTGTTCGAAGCATCCACCCCCCAGGAAGCAATCAAACACCTGCAATCGCACAATGACATTATGGGGTTGATTGCTGGTCTGTCACCGGAAGGGGGCAGTACTGCTCAATTACAGTACGCACTGGAACAGTTCAAACAGGATTTTGGTCTGGCAATTATCCTGTTAACCACTAGTACTGAAGAAACTCTCGATTCAGAAGTGTTAGCTGGACTGGTATCTGCTTCTATTTCAAAACCAGTAAAACGCAAACAATTATTACAGGCTTTGACCAAGCTGGCCTTGGATAAAAATGTAACACCATTAAACATGAGCAGCAGCTCATCAGCAGTTAGCATAATAAATTCTGATACTGGAAGCCATAAATTGAAAATTCTGGCAGTGGATGATAATGCTGCCAACCTGAAGTTGTTGGCGGCCTTACTGGATGATCTCAATATAGATGTGATAACTGCCAGTAGTGGTAAGGACGCCTTGATGCTGATTGAAAATAACACCTTTGATCTGATTTTTATGGATATACAAATGCCTCAAATGGATGGTATTGAAACCACAGAACGCATTCGTTCAAATGAAGGTAACCGGACCAGAACGCCCATTGTGGCATTGACAGCCCATGCTCTAGCGGGTGAAAAAGAAAACCTTCTGGCCCGCGGACTGGACGATTATCTGACCAAACCAATTGACGAGAGCATCCTGGCCAAAACCATCACCAAGTGGACAGGCATTGATCCATCTGTCACGTCCAGCAGCGTTCAGATCATCGAACGTCGGGTTGCATCCTATGAGGCCTCCAATGAATATCCCAGCATCGATTTAGTAGTCGGTCTGGAACGGGCATCTGGCAAACTTGGATTAGCAAAAGACATGATGAGAATGCTAATAGACAGCCTGGGCAATGACGCTGATGCTATCTCATCTGCTTATCATGACAATGATCATGAAGCATTACTGGAAGCAGTACATAAATTGCACGGCGCTTGTCATTACTGCGGAGTTATCAAGCTGCAAAAACTCGCTCATGACACAGAAAGTGCCATTAAAACCAAAAACTATAACGAGCTTGAGGATAAACTCATGCTGTTATATGAAGAAATAGCAGAAATACAGCGCTGGTCAAAAATCAGCGACATGGACAGAGAGTTTATGAAAGCCACTAAGATATATGCTAAAAACAAGCAACTGTCTTCGCCGCCCTAA
- the ybeY gene encoding rRNA maturation RNase YbeY, which translates to MPSIELDFQVACSSSDIPAESLFHSWIESAVTGSGIEHPIVSIRVVAIDESRHLNSTYRGKDSSTNVLSFPFEPPHGVPEEEFAGFLGDLVICADVVNAEAQQQNKPLHHHWAHIVIHGVLHLLGYDHIDEHDAEEMESLERQLLATLNIPDPYLVND; encoded by the coding sequence ATGCCAAGTATCGAACTTGATTTTCAGGTTGCCTGCTCTTCATCGGATATTCCCGCTGAATCCTTATTCCACTCTTGGATAGAATCTGCAGTAACTGGATCAGGCATCGAACATCCCATCGTGTCCATCAGAGTAGTTGCAATAGACGAAAGCAGACACCTAAATAGTACCTACAGAGGAAAAGATAGTTCCACCAATGTATTGTCTTTTCCCTTTGAGCCTCCTCATGGCGTACCCGAAGAAGAGTTTGCCGGCTTTCTGGGTGACTTGGTCATTTGCGCCGATGTAGTCAACGCTGAAGCTCAACAACAGAACAAGCCGCTGCATCATCATTGGGCACATATTGTCATTCATGGGGTACTTCACCTGTTAGGCTATGACCATATTGATGAACATGACGCAGAGGAAATGGAAAGCCTGGAACGCCAATTGCTGGCAACTTTAAACATACCTGATCCTTATTTGGTTAATGACTGA
- the mazG gene encoding nucleoside triphosphate pyrophosphohydrolase yields MKTYTLDDLVYLMTRLRDPERGCPWDVKQDWQSIVPHTLEEVYEVVEAIENRDWSHVEEELGDLLFHIIFYCQFAREEDRFSLESLIDKLVKKLLRRHPHVFPDGTFESWRDSGEISEEQINQNWELIKLQEKPEVKKDESALAGVPSTFPALQRAFKLQKKAARVGFDWTEKKDVLGMLRAEIEELEEALDAGDSVAVEDELGDVFFTLVNLSRHLAIDPESCLRQSAQKFESRFRKMEQIAQKSQKDLANMSLSEQEQLWQHAKQMLAEK; encoded by the coding sequence ATGAAGACATATACTCTTGATGATCTCGTATATTTGATGACTCGGTTGCGTGATCCTGAACGAGGATGTCCCTGGGATGTGAAGCAGGATTGGCAAAGCATTGTTCCTCATACATTGGAAGAAGTATATGAGGTGGTTGAAGCGATCGAAAATCGGGACTGGTCCCATGTTGAAGAGGAACTGGGAGATCTGCTGTTTCACATTATTTTTTATTGTCAGTTTGCTCGTGAAGAAGATCGTTTTTCACTGGAATCGCTCATCGACAAACTTGTTAAGAAACTTCTTCGTCGACATCCGCATGTATTTCCTGATGGGACTTTTGAGAGTTGGAGAGATTCGGGTGAAATTTCAGAAGAACAGATTAACCAGAACTGGGAACTGATCAAACTGCAGGAGAAGCCGGAGGTAAAGAAAGACGAGTCTGCTTTGGCGGGAGTGCCATCGACCTTTCCTGCGTTGCAGCGGGCCTTCAAGTTACAAAAAAAAGCGGCTCGTGTCGGTTTTGACTGGACCGAAAAAAAAGATGTCCTGGGGATGCTTAGAGCGGAAATTGAGGAACTCGAAGAGGCGCTAGATGCTGGTGATTCAGTTGCCGTAGAAGATGAGTTGGGTGACGTCTTTTTCACACTCGTCAATTTATCCCGTCACCTGGCTATTGATCCTGAATCCTGTCTGCGACAGTCAGCGCAAAAGTTTGAATCCCGCTTTCGTAAAATGGAACAGATTGCACAGAAATCACAAAAGGACCTTGCCAATATGAGCTTGTCTGAGCAGGAACAACTTTGGCAGCACGCTAAACAAATGTTGGCAGAAAAATGA
- a CDS encoding HlyC/CorC family transporter: MSEDRPSQSNNKKTWLEKVADAFIGEPRDREDLKAIIFEARENDIIDHEAFKIIDGAMSVSELHVRDIMVPRSHMVLLDSEKDLADILPIIVDSGHSRFPVTGDKNDEIIGVLIAKDLLKLAMETSFSLADMSQKWKSLFRPVNFVPESKRLNVLLNDFRLNRNHMAIVVDEYGGIAGLVTIEDVLEEIVGDIDDEHDSQETPNIRVLDDGKQAVDALTPIEEFNDFFGTEFSDDEFDTIGGIVTHSFGRLPKRDETIQIGNLNFRVLNADDRRLKLMEVSDVS, encoded by the coding sequence ATGAGCGAAGATCGACCGAGCCAGAGTAACAACAAGAAAACTTGGCTTGAGAAGGTAGCCGATGCTTTCATCGGCGAACCGAGGGACCGCGAAGATTTAAAAGCAATCATCTTCGAGGCAAGGGAAAATGACATCATCGATCATGAAGCGTTTAAGATCATCGATGGAGCAATGTCGGTTTCGGAATTACACGTGCGCGACATTATGGTTCCCAGATCCCACATGGTGCTGCTGGACTCTGAAAAAGACCTGGCGGATATCCTGCCTATTATCGTTGATTCAGGACACTCTCGTTTTCCGGTTACTGGTGACAAGAATGACGAAATTATTGGCGTTCTGATTGCCAAAGATCTGTTGAAGTTAGCCATGGAAACCAGCTTTTCGTTGGCTGATATGTCGCAAAAATGGAAGTCCCTGTTCAGGCCAGTAAACTTTGTACCCGAAAGCAAGCGATTGAATGTGCTATTAAATGATTTTCGCCTTAACCGAAATCACATGGCCATTGTGGTAGATGAGTATGGTGGAATAGCGGGTCTTGTCACAATTGAGGACGTACTGGAAGAAATTGTTGGCGACATCGATGACGAACACGACAGTCAGGAGACGCCCAATATCCGTGTACTGGATGATGGAAAACAGGCCGTTGACGCCCTAACTCCTATCGAAGAGTTTAATGATTTTTTTGGAACCGAATTCAGTGATGATGAATTCGATACAATTGGCGGGATCGTTACCCATAGCTTTGGTCGCTTACCCAAACGAGACGAAACCATTCAAATCGGTAATCTTAACTTCCGGGTTTTAAATGCCGATGACAGACGTTTAAAACTGATGGAAGTCAGCGACGTTAGTTAG
- the relA gene encoding GTP diphosphokinase yields the protein MVKVRQDQPVFQDGSVDLDAWLARIKTQVTLIDEDELVHACRLARLAEEEANCVENSWGEGASSYRTGLEMAEILAELHMEQESLVAAVLYRAVREGKLPKETVLDQFGPSVSKLINGALQMAAIHQKHKTTREVVLGQREAQLEGVRKMLVTMINDVRVVLLKLAERTCAIRAVKHAPAQRRYKVAREVFDVYAPLAHRLGVGQIKWELEDLAFRYLEPTQYKKIAKLLDEKRLDRQQYIDAVISKIKHALVDAGLTDAQVFGRAKHIYSIWRKMQRKNIGFSQVYDIRAVRILVNELKDCYTVLGILHSFWRNIPREFDDYIANPKQNGYRSLHTAVIGPEGNVLEIQIRTFQMHEDAEKGVCAHYKYKGTDTSTAHSGYEEKISWLRQVLEWHEELGGIDELVEELGDVEDINDRIYVLTPDGHVVDLPNNATPIDFAYKVHTEVGHSCRGAKVNGRIVPLAYKLHTGDQVEILTAKNGKPSRDWLNIDLGYVTTARARAKIKGWFKLQDRDQNVEYGSKALRTELTRFGLPVVNFNDLAEKVNYENSEDMFAAIGAGDLRLMQVVHIAEQMAGKHQVQQRKAKTHHKRSEAESNIEIAGVGNLLTTIASCCQPVPGDPILGFITQGRGISVHRQDCINILQLRNEEPEKIVEVNWGGEKTHFYPVRLEILAYDRTGLLRDVMNVLANDSVNVTSVNTLSNRDEGMADMIMTVEISDIDQLGRLMNKIRSLSNIVSVQRAVDGGGA from the coding sequence ATGGTTAAAGTCAGGCAAGACCAACCTGTATTTCAGGATGGCAGTGTAGATCTGGATGCATGGTTGGCAAGAATCAAGACCCAGGTCACTCTCATTGATGAAGACGAATTAGTACATGCGTGCCGATTGGCCCGCTTAGCGGAAGAAGAAGCCAACTGCGTTGAAAACAGCTGGGGCGAGGGAGCGAGTTCTTATCGTACTGGCCTTGAGATGGCAGAAATTCTGGCTGAGCTGCATATGGAGCAGGAGTCTCTGGTTGCCGCGGTATTGTATCGCGCTGTTAGAGAAGGAAAGTTACCAAAAGAAACCGTGCTGGATCAGTTTGGGCCGTCAGTCAGCAAGTTGATAAACGGTGCGCTGCAAATGGCAGCTATACATCAGAAGCACAAAACCACCCGTGAAGTGGTATTAGGGCAGCGTGAAGCGCAATTGGAAGGTGTGCGCAAGATGCTGGTTACTATGATAAATGATGTGCGTGTGGTGTTATTAAAACTGGCAGAGCGTACGTGTGCTATTCGGGCTGTTAAACATGCCCCAGCGCAGCGACGTTATAAAGTCGCTCGTGAAGTGTTTGATGTCTATGCCCCATTGGCACATAGATTGGGTGTTGGACAAATAAAGTGGGAGTTGGAAGATCTCGCGTTCCGCTATCTTGAACCTACTCAGTATAAAAAAATTGCCAAACTACTTGATGAGAAACGTCTTGATCGTCAGCAATATATAGATGCGGTTATCAGTAAAATAAAACATGCCTTGGTTGATGCCGGCCTGACCGATGCGCAAGTGTTTGGTCGGGCCAAGCATATCTATAGCATCTGGCGAAAAATGCAGCGCAAGAATATCGGTTTTTCTCAGGTATACGATATCCGCGCTGTGCGTATCCTGGTGAACGAGTTGAAAGACTGTTACACCGTGCTGGGAATTCTTCATTCATTCTGGCGAAACATTCCCCGTGAGTTTGACGATTATATTGCCAACCCCAAGCAGAACGGTTATCGGTCATTGCATACGGCGGTGATTGGTCCGGAAGGCAACGTTCTGGAAATACAGATCAGAACATTTCAAATGCATGAAGATGCTGAAAAGGGAGTTTGTGCGCACTACAAATATAAAGGCACAGATACCAGTACTGCTCATTCCGGTTATGAGGAAAAAATTTCGTGGTTGCGTCAGGTATTAGAGTGGCATGAAGAACTTGGCGGCATTGATGAACTGGTAGAAGAGCTGGGTGATGTTGAAGACATCAATGATCGTATTTATGTATTAACGCCCGATGGCCATGTTGTTGACCTCCCTAATAATGCCACGCCAATTGACTTCGCCTATAAAGTGCATACCGAAGTGGGTCATTCTTGTCGTGGGGCAAAAGTGAATGGTCGTATAGTGCCATTGGCCTATAAGCTGCATACAGGTGACCAGGTAGAGATCCTGACAGCTAAAAATGGCAAGCCCAGTCGCGATTGGCTCAATATTGATCTTGGGTACGTGACGACTGCCCGGGCACGGGCAAAAATCAAAGGCTGGTTTAAGCTGCAAGATCGCGATCAAAATGTTGAATACGGTAGTAAAGCATTGCGAACCGAGCTGACTCGTTTTGGTTTGCCGGTCGTTAACTTCAATGATCTGGCTGAGAAGGTTAATTACGAGAATAGTGAAGACATGTTTGCCGCCATAGGGGCCGGTGATTTGCGGTTGATGCAGGTCGTACATATTGCAGAGCAGATGGCTGGCAAACATCAGGTGCAACAAAGGAAGGCAAAGACGCACCATAAGCGCTCGGAGGCAGAAAGTAACATTGAAATTGCAGGTGTCGGTAACCTTTTGACGACAATTGCATCGTGTTGTCAGCCGGTACCTGGTGATCCTATTCTGGGGTTTATTACTCAGGGGCGTGGAATTTCCGTGCATCGACAGGACTGCATTAATATTTTGCAGCTGAGAAATGAGGAGCCTGAGAAAATCGTCGAAGTTAACTGGGGAGGTGAAAAGACTCACTTTTACCCGGTTCGGCTCGAAATTTTGGCTTATGACCGGACTGGGCTGTTACGCGATGTTATGAATGTTCTGGCTAATGATAGTGTGAATGTTACTTCAGTTAACACGCTTTCGAACCGGGATGAGGGAATGGCAGACATGATTATGACTGTGGAGATCAGTGATATCGATCAGTTGGGAAGGCTTATGAACAAGATCAGGTCATTGTCTAATATCGTTTCTGTTCAGCGCGCTGTGGATGGAGGAGGAGCATGA
- a CDS encoding TRAM domain-containing protein has protein sequence MRVGTSLVGSVIELTIGKYDHHGQGIGWYEGNTVFVPQAMPEERVRVRVVEQKQTVLVAVVEQLLERSADRCEAFCPYYNDCGGCTLQHVPHEIQLQIKQQALADQLQRYSGLQPDNWLQPVIGEQIRTYRSRTKLALRQGKIGYKRGRSHELVAIEHCPITDLDWSVVVPVLKQLPLKQAEIEVCQDDQQRLGVHLILTVKPSQEQLARLQLSLSALTSDYEISVQGMPIVESHDHQLCYGLPGGAKTLNLAFRPSHFTQVNRRVNQLLVECAVNQLEPGNDDRIMDLFSGSGNFSLPLAARGASVFAYEGSEDLVQQGKLNARHNDLDIKFMVMDLFDSQAVKSLEGNQANKLLLDPPRSGAKQICEEMSRLNPERIVYVSCNPATLARDAGILVSQGYSLSRAGVLDMFPHTAHVESIAVFARARKK, from the coding sequence ATGCGTGTTGGCACTTCGCTGGTAGGGTCTGTGATCGAGCTGACAATCGGTAAGTATGATCACCATGGCCAGGGAATCGGGTGGTATGAGGGGAACACCGTATTTGTGCCCCAGGCAATGCCTGAAGAACGTGTTAGGGTTCGGGTGGTTGAGCAGAAACAGACTGTTCTGGTTGCAGTTGTTGAACAGTTGTTGGAGCGCTCTGCTGATCGCTGTGAGGCTTTTTGTCCTTATTATAATGATTGTGGTGGCTGTACCCTGCAGCATGTTCCCCATGAGATACAGCTCCAAATCAAGCAACAGGCTTTGGCGGACCAATTGCAGCGTTATTCCGGGCTGCAGCCGGATAACTGGTTGCAGCCGGTCATTGGTGAGCAGATCAGGACTTATCGTTCGCGTACCAAACTGGCTTTACGTCAGGGTAAAATCGGATATAAGCGTGGCCGTAGCCATGAGCTGGTAGCAATAGAACATTGTCCCATTACTGATCTTGACTGGTCTGTTGTTGTGCCGGTATTGAAACAATTGCCTTTGAAGCAGGCTGAAATCGAAGTCTGCCAGGATGATCAGCAGCGGCTCGGAGTCCATCTGATCTTGACGGTAAAGCCATCTCAAGAGCAATTGGCTCGATTGCAGCTTAGTCTTAGTGCGCTGACTTCTGATTACGAGATTTCTGTTCAAGGCATGCCAATTGTGGAGAGTCATGACCATCAACTTTGCTATGGTCTGCCCGGCGGAGCCAAAACTCTGAATCTTGCATTTCGGCCTTCTCATTTCACTCAAGTAAACAGACGTGTTAATCAATTGTTGGTGGAGTGTGCGGTGAATCAGCTTGAACCTGGTAATGATGACAGGATTATGGATCTGTTTTCCGGTTCCGGGAATTTTTCTTTACCCTTGGCGGCACGTGGTGCATCTGTTTTTGCATACGAGGGGAGTGAAGATCTGGTGCAACAGGGGAAACTGAATGCCCGTCACAATGATCTTGATATTAAGTTTATGGTCATGGATCTGTTTGATTCGCAGGCCGTCAAAAGCCTTGAAGGCAATCAGGCAAATAAATTGCTTTTAGATCCTCCAAGATCGGGGGCAAAGCAAATATGTGAAGAAATGTCACGCTTAAACCCTGAACGGATCGTATATGTTTCCTGCAATCCGGCAACATTAGCCCGTGATGCGGGAATATTGGTGAGTCAGGGCTATAGTTTATCGAGGGCGGGTGTATTGGATATGTTTCCCCATACCGCCCATGTGGAAAGCATCGCAGTGTTTGCGCGTGCCAGAAAAAAATAA